A stretch of DNA from Candidatus Methylomirabilota bacterium:
GCGCGGAGGAGGCTGAAGCCTGGGCCGCGCGAGGGGAAGAGGTGGTTCTGGTCCGAGCCGAGACCTCTCCTGAGGATGTCGGGGGGATGCATGTGGCCCGGGGTATCTTGACGGCCAGAGGGGGGATGACCTCGCATGCGGCGGTGGTCGCCCGGGGGATGGGGAGGCCCTGCGTGGCCGGCTGTGGCGAAATCGACATTTCTGAGGCCGAGAGGAGCTTCACGGTCAGGGGGCGTACCGTGAAAGAGGGGGAATGGATCACTATTGACGGCACGACTGGGGATGTCATGCTGGGCCAACTTCCCCTGATCAAGCCCGAGCTCTCGGGTGACTTTGTGCTCCTTGTGAAGTGGGCCGATGCATACCGGAAGATTGGGGTCCGGACCAATGCGGATACCCCCACCGATGCCGCCGCCAGCATGGATTTCGGGGCCGAGGGGATCGGGCTGTGCCGGACCGAGCACATGTTTTTCGCGGAGGACCGCATCATCGCCATGCGAGAGATGATCGTGGCCGAGGAAACGGAGGGGCGGCGGAAGGCGCTGGCCAAGCTTCTCCCGATTCAGCGGAACGACTTCAAGGCGATCTTTGAGAAGATGGGGGGGCTGCCGGTCATCATCCGCATCTTTGACCCGCCCCTCCATGAATTCTTGCCCAAGACCCCCCATGAGCTGGAAGTGTTGGCCGAGGACATGGAAATCCCCTTAAATCGCCTCGTGCGCAAGGTAGAACTGCTCCAGGAGTCCAATCCGATGCTCGGACACCGCGGGTGCCGCCTGGCCATCACCTATCCAGAGATCACGGAGATGCAAACCCGGGCCATTTTCGAGGCAGCCTGTCAGATGGTCCGGGAAAAGAAAAAGGTGCATCCCGAGGTGATGGTGCCGTTGGTGGGCACCGTTGCGGAGTTCCGACACCAGCGGGCCATTATTGATCGGGTGGCTGCCGAGGTGATGCGCGAGTTTGGCGTGAAAGTCGCGTATGAGGTCGGGACTATGATCGAGACGCCGAGGGCCTGTCTCGTGGCGGACGGGATCGCCGGTACGGCCGAGTTTTTCTCCTTCGGGACCAATGACTTGACGCAGACCACGTTTGGCTTTTCTCGGGACGATTCTGGAAAGTTCCTTCCGCAGTATATCGAGGAGGGGATTCTACAGGAAGATCCCTTCATCAGTATCGATGAAGAAGGGGTCGGACAGCTCATGACGACTGCGGTGCGAAAGGGACGCTCCGCCCGGAAGAACCTGGAGGTCGGGATCTGTGGCGAGCACGGGGGCGACCCCCAGTCGGTCGAGTTTTGCCATCGCATTGGCCTTGATTACGTGAGCTGCTCCCCCTATCGAGTTCCCGTGGCGAAGCTGGCTGCGGCGCACGCGGCCTTGAAGGAAAAGGTCAAAATCACGGAGATGGGGGAGAAATAACAAGTGGTGTTGCACCTCGAGACCACCGACAGGGTAGCGAGCGACCCATGCTGATGATTTTCGTAGTTTCCGACGCCACTGGCGAGACAGCGGAGCGGATGGTCCGATCCGCTCTCGTGCAGTTTGAGGGGGCACCCGCGACGGTGATCCGACACGGGGATGTCCGCACGCCAGAGTCGCTCCGGGCCGTGGTCCAGGAAGCCGCTGGTCATCGATCCCTGATTCTTCATACACTGGTTTCGAACGAACTGCGCCGCTTGATGCTCCCTGAATGCCGTTCGCACGGGGTGGATGCGATGGACCTGATGGGCCCGATGTTGGACCGGCTCGCCACACACCTGAGGCTCACGCCGCAAGAGAAGCCGGGGCTGTTCAAGCAGCTGGTCGAAGCCAGGTCGAGGCAAGTTGAGGCGGTCGAGTTCGCCTTCCGCCACGACGACGGACAGCGTGCGGACGAGTTCGGCCGTGCGGAAGTCGTCCTCGTCGGTGTCTCCCGAACGATGAAGACGCCGACGATGGTGTACCTTGCCTACCAGGGGTGGTTCGCCGCCAACGTTCCCATCATCCCCGAGATTCCTCTGGCCCCGGCGGTGCTCTCCTTGCCGTCCGAACGGGTCATTTGCCTTGTCATGGAGCCCAACCGGCTGGTGGAATTGCGGCGTGCCCGCGCTGACCACCTCGCGATGCCTACGAAATCATACATCTCACTGGCGGACGTCCGGAGAGAGCTTCGTCACTCTGAGCAGCTGTGTGTCACTCATGGCTGGCGGCAGGTCGACGTGACAGGCAAGTCGGTTGAGGAGGTGGCCCGGGAGGTCGTGCATCTTCTCCCCATCGAGGACCAGGTACGCATGCCGGCATGGTAACGGAGGACCATCCGTCAGGAAAGCCCGTCGTGCGTGGCAAACAGCGCCTCCTGCCCATTCGTAGTTCGGCGCATCCCTACATAAGTCCCTTTCAGTGCTCAGTTTCCCCGATTTTCCCCCTCAAGTAATCTGCCCTTTTTGACGATTATATAAGAGGAGAGTCCGTCTCCGGGGAGGCGTGGCCGTGTATGCGCTTATTGTCATAGTACTTCTCTTGGTCGTCTTAGGGGCGTACATAAGGCTCGTGGTGCACGCCTACAAGAAGAGTGCGACGTGGGGTTTGGCCGTATTCGCCTTATCACCGATTACACCCGTGATCTACGGCATCAAATTCTGGGACGAAGTCAAAAAGCCTTTCCTCGTTTTCAGCATTTCCTTTGTGCTCCTCATGTTTGTGGCGCCGCAACTCATGTTTACGGATGGGGGTGTTGACCAGCTGTTTACGGAGCCGGGTATCGAGCAACCCCGGTCGAGGAGGGCTCCCATGCGGGTAAAGCGCCCCTCCCCCCAGCGCGTCGTTGCCCCTGTACCGGAAAAAGCGGCCGTTCTCGAGCATCGGGAATCTCGCAGCAGGCCGATCACGGCCCCGGATCCCGTATCAGAGGGCCCGTGGTTCAAGGTGATCTCCCCGGCCGAGGCAAGGGATTATATCGGCGCGCGGATCGTCTTCACCGGCAGAAATGATGTTGAACGAAAGGGCTGGCTGATCGGTGTCTCTGGTGATCGGTTGCGAATTGAGAGACGTGTGAGCCGGGGTAAAGTTTCATTTGAATACAAAGCCCGCGATATCAAGTCGCTGAAAGTCCTGCTCAAGTAGCCGCACGCACTGTGTGTCGAATCGCTTCAGCCTTCCGGCAATTCACCCCTTCTTCCCCACGGCTCGGGAGGGCTTTTTCATTGAGTGACAGTGGCGGCGGAGAGTCAAGGGGCACAAGATTGAACGCGGACACTTTGCCATAACGTGATAAAGCGGGGTGTCACATTCGCAGAGCATGGTGTGCAAGGTAGGAGATAGAATTGAGAAAATGGCTTACATTGTTTGTCTTCGTTATCGCTCTAGCCAGTTATCAACATTGGGATAAGATCGAGCGTTATTCTAATGATGGTAACGACTTCAAGTTAAACGGCTCTCACCAAGTAGTCATGTATTCAACTTCTTGGTGCGGCTATTGCCGGAAGGCAAGAGCATTCTTTGCTCGTAATGATATAGCTTATGTAGAATACGATATAGAAAAGTCATACGAGGCGAAACGTCAATTCGACAAACTTAGGGGAAGGGGAGTACCTTTAATTGTTGTGGGCACTGAACAGATCAAGGGATGGAACCCAACAGCTGTTAAAGCAGCTCTCGCTCGTCTGAAAGATTCCCCTTCGCCCAAGCCCGTCACCTATGCTGCTGCCCAAAAGACGTCCACCGTTAAACAAGACGAAGGATACATTATTCACCTTCGCAATGGGCGAAAAATAGAGGTTGAAGATTACTGGGCAAGAGGCAACACAATCCAATTTCGGAAGCTTGGTGGTGTCGTGGGTGTGGACCGCAAACGTGTCGTCATGATTGAAAGCCAAGTTGATGGTGTGCGCAAGCGGTATAGCCCCATCTTCACAAGACAATCTCAGCGTGAAGGGTCAGGACTCGTGCGATGAGGTTACCAGAAGAACTCAGAAATCTGTCCAAATCAACAGACATTCCGTTTCAATCGAAATGGGAATTCGGTCGCCTATCAGACACCTTCGTATTCTTGTTCGGGAAATGCTATGAGAGCCGTTACAAAGGGCATGTGGTCAGGTATTACCGGGGTCGAGGAGGGTACGATAGTGCTGGTGACTGGTATAGTGACGGTACGCTAAGGAATAGACTAAAACTTTTCCATTCTCGTCCCCTTAATCTGGGATTACAATGTTATTTCAATGTGAACCAAATTAGTCCAATTGAGCTAGGTTTGCGTGAGCACCGAAACGTATTCGCTACCACACTTCCCACGACTTACTCCGGTGTCAAGTGCTATGCTGCTGAAAAAAGGTTGGCAGGGCTGCTTCTCATGAACGGCAAGATAATTGACACGTTCGTTAAGCTACGAGATGTCGCTGGGCAGCTGTGGTCAGGAGGATTCTTAGTGTTAGATGATGGATTGATCGTCTTGGCGGACGAAGGTCCGGACGAGCGTGTGTTGGAGATCATGCATGGCCTTAGCACAGCTCTGACTGAGTCGACGCTACTTCCAGATAAACGCCAGTATTGGAACCTTGATGTGGGTCTTCTTTTGGGTCTGACTGTATTTCTTATTAATAGCATTGTCATACTGATTCTTTTCATGCGCGGTGATTTAGGTAAACTCTTCAACTAGGCCTATCCCAAACTGTACATCACTCTTCTCGGGTGAAGCACAGCCGTGAAGGCGTTTTCATTTTCTCCGAT
This window harbors:
- the ppdK gene encoding pyruvate, phosphate dikinase, producing MATKKYVYFFGRGRAEGSARMKDLLGGKGSNLAEMTNLKIPVPPGFTITTEACVESTKRQGKFPPGMWKQVEKNLGKLEKVMGVTFGDRKAPLLVSVRSGARVSMPGMMDTVLNLGLNDQAVEGLAGRSRDPRFAYDSYRRFIQMFSNVALGIPVKHFEAILEKRKRERGVELDTELTAADLQEVVRRYKALVRERTGQEFPQDVRQQIRLAVSAVFGSWNNPRAIKYREIHRLPHTWGTGVNVQAMVFGNMGERSGTGVAFTRDPGTGEKRFFGEFLMNAQGEDVVAGIRTPQPVETLKEISPKAYRELSRICGRLEKHYRDMQDIEFTIQDGTLYILQTRTGKRTPTAAVKIAVDMQREGLIDKRLAVLRVDPHQVEILLHPMLDARAKVERVARGLPASPGAAVGKAVFSAEEAEAWAARGEEVVLVRAETSPEDVGGMHVARGILTARGGMTSHAAVVARGMGRPCVAGCGEIDISEAERSFTVRGRTVKEGEWITIDGTTGDVMLGQLPLIKPELSGDFVLLVKWADAYRKIGVRTNADTPTDAAASMDFGAEGIGLCRTEHMFFAEDRIIAMREMIVAEETEGRRKALAKLLPIQRNDFKAIFEKMGGLPVIIRIFDPPLHEFLPKTPHELEVLAEDMEIPLNRLVRKVELLQESNPMLGHRGCRLAITYPEITEMQTRAIFEAACQMVREKKKVHPEVMVPLVGTVAEFRHQRAIIDRVAAEVMREFGVKVAYEVGTMIETPRACLVADGIAGTAEFFSFGTNDLTQTTFGFSRDDSGKFLPQYIEEGILQEDPFISIDEEGVGQLMTTAVRKGRSARKNLEVGICGEHGGDPQSVEFCHRIGLDYVSCSPYRVPVAKLAAAHAALKEKVKITEMGEK
- a CDS encoding kinase/pyrophosphorylase, with amino-acid sequence MIFVVSDATGETAERMVRSALVQFEGAPATVIRHGDVRTPESLRAVVQEAAGHRSLILHTLVSNELRRLMLPECRSHGVDAMDLMGPMLDRLATHLRLTPQEKPGLFKQLVEARSRQVEAVEFAFRHDDGQRADEFGRAEVVLVGVSRTMKTPTMVYLAYQGWFAANVPIIPEIPLAPAVLSLPSERVICLVMEPNRLVELRRARADHLAMPTKSYISLADVRRELRHSEQLCVTHGWRQVDVTGKSVEEVAREVVHLLPIEDQVRMPAW
- a CDS encoding glutaredoxin family protein — translated: MRKWLTLFVFVIALASYQHWDKIERYSNDGNDFKLNGSHQVVMYSTSWCGYCRKARAFFARNDIAYVEYDIEKSYEAKRQFDKLRGRGVPLIVVGTEQIKGWNPTAVKAALARLKDSPSPKPVTYAAAQKTSTVKQDEGYIIHLRNGRKIEVEDYWARGNTIQFRKLGGVVGVDRKRVVMIESQVDGVRKRYSPIFTRQSQREGSGLVR